From the Haliaeetus albicilla chromosome 6, bHalAlb1.1, whole genome shotgun sequence genome, the window TCCTATTAAGGAGAGTAACTGCCTCAACTTTTAttaattgtgttttaaaaaccaCCTCCTATTGCTAGTGGTTAATGTATACGTGAACGATACATAGAGTTGCTGGTAACTTTTACTTCAGGAACACTGTCACACTTCTCTCTCCATTTTTTACCAATATTCCCCAGGGGAAAGGCTAGaaaactgcacacagagaaaggaaaaccatGAGAGAAATCTCCCTTAAATCACtgattttcccttttaaaatagAACTTTTTTCAATACAAACAACTGCTTTGGGAGAAAGGATCAAGgccaagacaaaacaaaacaaagaaaaaagaatgtgtAAGCTTGATGCTTAATTAAGACATCTTCATGCTAGCTGACAAATTCTGATGGATGTGCCAGCAGTACACCATGTTTCAGcataataattttgtatttctgtaggAATAAAGTAGCCTGAAGAATCTGGCTTTCAAAATCCTACCTAGCAATTACCCTAGAcgaaaagcaaagaaaaacacgGAGTGCATATCAGCAGTTCTTCTGACCCCGTTAAGCATCTGCTGTTTGGATATTTTTAgaggtgtttttgtttgtttgctcttttGGGGAATAGAGTTACTGTCCTCTCCTGGAGCCCAATGTGTGCGGAATGGAATGTTTTACTCCCAGTGTTACAACTCGGCCAAGCTACTTTAAGTCTCAAAATATTCCTAACACATTTTCCCCATGCAGAAGAAAGCCTTAGGTGaatattttaatgttctttATAGACTTCAACTCTGTTAAAGTCAATAGAAGTAGTTCACTGACTGCAGTAAGCCTTTGACAGAGCCAGTATCCGAACTATGAGCAGAACTGACTATGGTACCCTATTTTAATATTACTGAAATACGTGAAGTAAATGGCTTGTTCTTTCCCCCTTCTGTATGCCAACtatgtttaaaatgtaaaccTAGACTGCtgcttattttgaaaaagcagcgATTACTCACCTTGAAAGTACAATATCGTAAGCGTGATCTTTATTCAGAGACACGGTAAAAGAACAGCCAGTTGACTTTGGATGTGAGCATTCTCCACAACCGTAAAGCTTGCTTTGATGACTGTTATCTTATTCCAAAACCACtgtgttaaataaaaattaatttcagaactcaaacaatattttattatggAATACAAAAATACTATCTATGTAAAAACAATAAGTTAGTTTATTTACAGTACTTTACACTATTCTGCTCTAGGGCTTCCTTTGCATtggatttattttcattattttacatgCCTTTATAATTTTGCacaaagcatttccaaaagcaTGTCATCCATGTTCACTGCTCCAATGATGGGCCTAAAGAATAGTTCGGCAATCACATTAGCATTAATAGATCTTAACAAGGATAGAACAACATTCAGCTTGGCAAATCTGGCTTCATCACCTCTGTGAATGAGTCTGACATGTTCATTTAGAGCTTGTTGTGCTTCCCTCTGCAGTCCTTCAATGTACTGTGTACACTGCAGTCCAGGTagatctgaaaagaaaaataaattattttgcttaCTTAGGTTTTGTCTACAAAATAACAGTCTTCTTACAGAACAACTACTAACAGCTTACAGATAGTATTTATCACTCAAGGaatgaaacaaatgaaatggCTAGAGGACTTCTTGTACGTTGAATCAACACGCCAAGTTCTACAGGGCACTTCAAAATCTTATCATGTTGGTGTTCTGGACGTTCAATAATACTCCACTACACAAACTTGAAATACAATGTTTGCCAACATTCACTTAAGTGTTAAATAGATTAGCtgataaaacaaaaactttgaTTGAAGAATGTTCTCCGAGACACCTGTAGAGTGACATATGCGATCTGTAAACAGCGGGgaagacaataaaaataactcGTTAACTTGTTCACTCCTACAAAATGCATCATTCACATTTGAGGCATCTTTTGGCAGCTGTTTCTGAGCAGCTCCAGATTACAGGTGGCAGGCAGCATTAACTCCAGTGTACCACAGAAAGTTTCCTGGTCAACCACAGTAAGGGTACGGAAGGACAGAGCGCGCAGGATTTCCCCTTTTCAGTCTAACCACCAGTTTGACAGTGGGAGCACATGAAGAGCCACGTCCCACTTCCACGCGGTAGCGGCACATTTCGGAATTGCCGTATCTAACCCGCCGGCTACCTTTCAGGCAGGTCACCGACACGGCCATCAATCCCTTGGCAGAGCTGCACCTGTGGAAATCTCCACAAAGAGAGTCGATggctaaaaccaaaaaaacccatcataAATGCTACAAACAGCACTTTGTTCCCGGAGCCCTGCCTTGCTCGCTTTCCACGGCGGGCAGACCTCCCGGGCACAGCACGCTGAGACCCGCCACAGACGGTCACCgtgtccgccccccccccccggcctctGAGGAGACGCCGCCAGGCGCCCCGCTGGGAAACGAGCCGGGAACCGCTCCTGACTCCTAACTTTCCCTACGCGACTGCCTGGGGTTTGTTTCGTTCGCCGAAAACCTCTGCGGAAGGCGCCGGGACCCCCGACCTAGCCGCAGCCGGACGCCCTCCAGGCGGTAACggcaggcggcgggggggggcggccgctaACGGCTCGCTGCCGGCCCTGAAGAAGGCACAGCGGGTGAAACCTTCCTCCGCGTCCCCCTCCTCCGCCACCTCTTTCCCCCTGAGGAAAAGCCGCGGGTCCGCCGCGTTTCGCTGGGGATACGGGCGGGCTCTCCCCGTCAGCCCGCTCGCCGCCCGTGAGAGAGAgacccccgccccgcccggtcACTCACCCGGGTTGAAGAGCACCGTCCCCTTGAGGTAAGCGTACTCTTTGGTGCTGATATCCAGGCTCCAGCACTTGGCCAGGAAGCCCTTGATAGCCTGAATCTCGCCGGCCGAGGGCAGGTGGGGGCCGCCGGGGCCGTGGTGAGGCCGGCCCGGCGCCGGTCCCCTCGGCGGGGTCTGCTCGCCCTGCCGCCGGGTGGTGAGGATCCGCTGCAGCATGCTGGGCTCGGCGCTCTCCACCGTCTCGAAGTGCACCCGCTCCTGCgccagccccagcaccagcagggGCGCCCAGCAGCTGCggaccagcaggagctgctcGTCCAGGGGCAGCTCTTGGAAGCAGGGCACGTTCTGGACGAAGCGCAGAGTCTTCACCAGCACGGCCGAGGCCGCCTTGCACGCCACCTGCGGGCTCTTCAGGGCCACCCGCCGCCGCGACCCGCAGGGGCAGCCGCCGGCCGCCTGCCCCCGCCTCGGCCCCTGCCACGCCGGCCAGGCCGCCCGCTCCTCGCTCCTCAGGATGTTGTAGAGGATGCTGCTGTGCCGCCTGCTCCCCGCGCAGCACCGGCAGCGCTCCACGCACGCCATGGCACCCCGGGGTGGAAGCCGCGGCCGGTCGGTCGGCTCGGAGGGGCGGCAGCGGTCCCCGCCGCCTCGGCCCGCTGGGAGACGCGCACTGCTCGCCCTCTGCCCGGCTCGTAACTAATTTATAGCCGGCGGctgtgcgtgcgtgtgtgtgtgtgtgtgtgtgtgtgtgcagccGCAGGGGCTGTACCAGCGGTTCAAAGGGGCAGACACTCTTTACTGGctggaaaaggggggggggaatagagaaaaaaaaaaaaagaaaaccctcctcctttcctgagaCAGCGATGCCTAGAGGGAGCCGGCGAGCCGGCCGCCCCCGTCTATCGTCTGCGGCGCGCTGAGCGGCCAAACGCCCCCCTCCTCGCCCggccctctctccccctctccttctCGCCCCGTCTCTCCCCCTTACttctccccccttccttctcgccccttctctccccctccgGCCGGTTTTCTGTTATCCCGAGCTTTTTtgagcagggcagggtgggATGAGGAAGGCGGCTCACGCCGCCTTCCCCTCTTGCCCTCCGCCCTCGCCCCCTGAGAGCCCCGCGGGGCCTCGTCGCAAAATGGCGGCCGGCGTGCTGCCGAGCGGTCTGAGGCGGGAGAAGGAGAAGGTGTAttgaggggagggagggcggaATTGGCCCGAGGAATGTAATTCCCgctggaggggaaagaggagatgCCGCTAATGATGCCAAGGGCTTTTACATGTGCCTGTCCTAAGGAGTGCTGCCCCGTGCGCCTAATTAACACCTTAGTGCTGCtgtgtggggagggagaagcagacATGTTCCTGCCCAAACCAGGGTGGCTCTGTGAGTTTGGGGGGCAAGCAAGGCTCCGTCAGGGTGTCGTGGGGCTTGTGCCTCTGCAGCCTCTATGTGGGTCCCCCATGAAACCATCCCCTGTGAATAAttcccttcctctgctttgCAATGCATGGCTCATCTTTCTGATCTTACGTTGTTCCATCCATTGGTTTAAAAaattttgattttcctttcaggCTCCGCTTGTCCTGAAGTGAATCTTTCCTTCTAGACTCAGATACCTACTTTTCTGAGACCCATCTTCTCCGAGTGGGATATGTACTCCAAAGCAAGGAAATAATCCTTTCAGGCTTGATGTTTACACCGGAGGGATACGGGAATAGTGATTGTCCAAATGTGATTTTACTCttgaatgaaaaataagcaCATTTACTTTCTCAATTGGCCTAACTAAAAGTAGGTGCAGCAGAGAAGAGTACTTAATGGCTACAGAAAGTAAAGAGTTACTTCTGTGTGCTGCATGCGGgttaaaacagaaacattttacacTTCATGTGATCTGGAAGAACTTTGGCACAGATTTAGAGAAAGCAGCCAGTTGCAAGCAACCTTCTGTACCTGCTCCATCACTATTTGCTACCAAGGGATGTCTAAATGACCCCTGGAAAgccacattttctttcaataaaagtATGCatgttttttaagcaaatatCATTGAGTGCTTTGGATTTCTTAGAAACAGAATGACTTCAGGCTGAATCTcagcaatttcttttccctgtgaaGTCAGTCCCACCCTATCAGCTTACATAGGTATATAGTCCTTTATCTCCAAGTATTTCTTCACAATTGGACTCAGAAGGGCTATTCTTTACAAACAGCACAAAAGGCACTTTTATATAAAGCACTGGTGAGTTATCTGCCTCAAGTAAACCTTGTTTTCCAAATGCAGGTTTTACCTATGAAATGCCTTTTTCCACAGACCCAAATATGATAAAGCCCTTTATTGGCTTTGCAGTAGGGGAGAACTGTTATACTGCATCAGTGAAGTGATGTCTACAGTTTGCAGACAGGTCAGTTGGGTCCCTGGAGTAGCAATGACACTTCACCGAAcatcctttaagaaaaaaaaaagcttagaaTTCCAAAAGAAATTTAATAATATCAAGTGTTAccaaatttttcatttgaaaggtATCGCTGGTAATGGGAAAACACTCATTTACTTCTCTAGAACATTTCCTTGCCATTCTCTGTTGTTCCCTGTTGTATTCATCAGTGTTTTCTGAACATTGTTACGTTGGGATTTTAGAGGGTTTCTTCTTACCTTTTTagtcttcttccttcttcttagtttttttgtgggtttgctggtgggttttgttttgggggtttttttggggggggggattccACTAACTTCAGAGATAAATCTTGCCAAGTTTTAGAAAATGAGTATCCCTAAGCTTTTAGTTGGTTTGACTAGCACTTCTCCCATGAGGTACATATTACTAGACTGACTGTGGAATCTAACTGTGGTTTTTATGAGTTTGTGACTTGGAAGGTATCTATGGGAAAGCGTACAGTCAAGACTCGGATCATTGCCCTTGCAGTTTCGACCTTGGACTCCGATTGTGGGAACATTCTGCTTCTTATGGGAGGATGCTGCTTACACAGGGCCATAGACACAGGCGATATTTAGCTTTTATACCAGGTCTACAATAGAAATTTTTCCTGATGTAGCTATATTGGTTGCAGGTGTTTAATTTTTcaaggcatttttctttcaaccAGATCTCAAATGTAGATGCAGTTCTACTGTCCTATACTGATTTTGCTGacacagtttattttctaaaccAACTTACACAGAAGGGCTTTGTCTTTGATAACTATGTCAACGTGGGTATCCCATACTGAAACTGAAACTTGATTTACTATGCAGTGCCAGAAATTACATCACTGTAGTTATAAGTGTACCTCCTTTTCTCATGAGTGCATGTAACCactcatttctctctttctaacTCTTCATATATCTTAGTGTATCCTAATGTacatggcatttttttcaggGTAGATCATCCCTTTCCCAGCTAAAACATGAAGAATGTCCTAGAAATACTTATTAGTGTTTTTCACATTGAAGTTTAGCAATTTGAACAGTCTTTATTTTCAAGTCTGAGTTCTGCCTGACCATAGCAGTCAAGCTAAATTAAAGGCAACAAAGCTTtctatttaaaaccaaaaagaaaaaaaaaaatccctcacaGACAGGTAATTTTTGTGATGGAAAATGCACACAAACACTTTCAGCAAAAACTGGATGTGTCAGATTTCTGCTAAAAGGTCTAATGTTACATGAGTGTTACCAAGCTCCTTATGGTACAGTCATGTATAGATTTATATGCCTCCAGACAAAGGAGTACTTATTCGTGacttttttggttgtttttgtttgggggggggttgtttttttttaaactcagacAAAAGCCTTGGATGTGAGGGTGACATAGTGCAGTCTTGGCAGTCTTACTGTTCCATGTTGCTCTTCAGTGTCTCTGTATCACTCATCTGGTAGCACATTTGGTTCTTGGCCAGAGGGCAAGACTTCAGTTTCAGAACAAGACCAAACAAGCATTTGTTTTTATGCTGTCAGTGCTTTAGTGCATCATTAGCTTGAGAGAGAGTTTTTTTCCAATGGGGAATTGGATCCTGATATCCTCTAAATACCTACTATTCCTTCCAGTATaagtgctgaaaaataaaatttgatctTAAGATCAGATGAAAAACTGAGACTCAGTTTGGTGATTAGCACAAGAGAAGTTAactttttctctggaaaaaaagggTTGAGTGTGGAATATGTTACAAGGATATGATTAGCAAGATGTCTTTTGTATAAGAGATACTCCATTAAAACAAGGTTTTGGAATTTAAGTATATTGCTGTTTTTCGTGTATTTCTCATTGTGACTGTCCATTTGTTAGACTGACCACCATTCACAGTTCCCCTGTTTTACTGGAGTGTTTACTTGAAAATAAGTGGGGATTAAAGGAAAAGTATCACCATGAGTGATGTTCTACCTATATGCTGTACCATGTATCCCTGATGGCACTGTTGTCTCCTTTCTTGATGGGCAATGGATTCCTTGGGAGGATCGTATTAAGAACCTGATTGATGCTACCTGAGCCATGGCATTTTGGATACAGAAGTAGGAATCCTGAATTTGAATTTACTGTTGTTGGACCATGCACTTCACTGTCATATTTCCACTGGCAGATAGCCAATTTAAGGAGGCCTTCACATATCCCTGACCTTTTTTTGTTGCACCCACATGCTAATTCACCTTAGCTAATGAAACTATGTTTTGGAGGAGGCAAAATGAGGGGAAGAGAAGCAACACTATCAACTTTTTCCAGTTAAAGGCACTCAGctcctcattaaaaaaagattgatCTTTGGGCTCTGTAAGGAGCTGTGGGTCCCAGCAATCTAAAACCATTTAGGTATGCTATTGGGGGTTGGCCATTTCAGTGTTTAAatataagtaattttttttttttgtccaaagtGAGTTCATACAGCTCCCAAACATCTGCCAGTGTGGCATCTTAGGGGTGCAGTGCCATAAGACCAGCCGAGCCAATCTAGGAGCTCATTGGAGCTGAAAGAGTGACTCCCACAGGCGCACTTGCTTTCCTTGTGCCAGCTCTGGCACTCACGTGACTCCTGGGTAAGCCAAATCCTTTTATTAAGCTGGCAGAATTTTTGTAACAGTCATTACAAGAAAGGTAGCCTTGAGATGTGCTCTCCTTGCTTCACTTTCCCCCGTGATGCTTTTGAAGTTTCTGCCCAACCTGACAAGCTGTAACACATGTGATATGGCAGAATTTTGCTTGGCTGAATCAGCAAAAAGTCTAGCCCATCAAGAAAAAACATGCAATTTTCTGCAGTTCACTGAACTGAACTCATTCAGCTAGGGATGAGACCAGtgccggagcaggtggaaaGGAGTGGCCTGACCTCCCTTCCAGGagtgggaggagaaaggggaaggagcaggaccATGGCTGCAAGCCATTATTCCACTCAGCCACCATGTGGAACTGCTCCCCCAGGGAGGTAAAACCCTAAACCTTGAGAGCAGAAGAACTAGGGGTAGGAGGGAGAGGGCTTGTAGCAatctttggttttaaattaatctttaaaatgcTATCTGAAATTGATCTGTACTCCTCCTAATGACACATGAATAAGGGAATTGTGTTATAAAATACTAGTGTAGAAATACCTTTGAATTACTGAGCTTATTACATTTATTTGCCTTGAGGAATACATTGCTGATACAGAACAAGAGATGAATAACAGGCAAAAAGCTGGTAAATTAAGCTCTTTAACAAGGTTGTGGCATAAAGAATAAGACACATTCTAGCACTACTATGGCAATAGGACACTGTGTATCCATTACACCAATTCTTAAGTTGACATTTCTGTATAAACACATACGTTGTTGCAGCCGATTGACTGAGACTGACAGGTTCACAAATACATTTGTGAGTAATACCATGGGATATGCTACTaataaaaaatttacatttaaataagcTTATAAGTAAGCATGCATTTTATCTGAAAAGCAGTGTGAGGGCTTTTAAAATCTATACATCCTTCCATAGATTTTAATTCAGACATATTTCACCCAagttagatattttaaaataccatccTTCTGGTGAATCAGTGATATAATTTCTCATTAAATCAGGTTCATGTTGTGGTAttagaaaatttatttcctttttaccATTCTTCATACATGAGTTTGACAGATGCATAAATGATTTATAGGTTCACCCTAAAATCTAAAATCTGTATCTCAAATATTTATAATCTTCAAATAACTTCTGCAGTTCTTTAGCTACATTCTTTGCTTCAATCACAATTCACCAGGTTTCTAAAATGCTAGCAGGAAAATCATTTGGCATTCTGTTCTGCTGGCAGACAAGATAGACTACATCTTCAGTTTTGTCAAAATAATCAGGTTAGCTTCCCCTCTTTAAAGACAGGATTTTGCTAACCTAGATCTTTTCAACAAAACTGGGTTAGGGAGTGACCCGGCAGTTATGTTGGTACATCTAGTGTACTTGCAGTCATTGATAGCCTGAAGTACAGTGAGAAGTACTAACATCTTAATCTATCTCAGCTGCAGCCAGACAACATCCTTGGCTAGTCTGATTCAGAGACTTTAAGGCTGGCTGGAACCACCAGCTCCCTGTGTTGGACTTCCTAAAGGCACTGTTAAACACTGAGCTTTTGTTGACTGAAGTGCAACTTCTGCCCATCTCTATGCCTCTGCAGGAAACCATTTTGATTTGAAAACTCAGTCCCAGAGGTAAAAGCCCACCACCTCACTGTCTGTTTATCCAGGATTTTATCACTCTTACTGTATAAAATTAACACTGCAATACTACTTTCCAGATTCAGCTTATAACTTCTAGGCTCCTGATACACCTTTCCCTACTAATTTAAGAACACAGGAATTATGCCTGTCAGTAGTAACTCATCTTTTAATAAGTGAAACAGATTTTAGCTTACAGGCAGAGCTTGAAAACTAACACTCTGAAcatgttttttctctgaaggcCTATTCCATTGATGTCCTTTGTGGCCATTTTGTCAATTTCTAACACCCTTTGAAGAGTGGACatcagaaatgcacagaataTTCCAATTATGCTGTTCTCAACAGTGCGATAGAGAGATACATAGTCATTCCTCAAGTCACATTCATTACTCTAGGTCTCATACATTAAAGGATCATATAAACTTTTTTGAGTCATTATCTCACTGGGAACTCACGTTAGATTGCTTGCCTGCTGTGACTCCCTGAATAATTTTCTGATCTCCTTCTTTCCACAAGAGAGCTGTTTATTAACAGAGGTAGGATGCCtttcttgtttcagttttgcatttgtCTGCATTATAATGCATTTCAGATGAACAAGTCCAGCAATCCAAGAGGAGAGCTTTCTTGGCCTAGGATTACTTCTCCTCATCGCCATTGATCATCATCATCCAAGAGTGCCTAGGCATCCTGTGagttagagatggaaatattctTCTTGATAAGTGTGTTTTGTCCATTTAATACTGCATAGTGCTGATGTTTAATTGGTATGTCACATCACTCAGGAAAATGCCTTACCAGGAATCTAAAGAATGTTGTATCTGAGTGGTTACTTTTGGCTGAACCTAGGCAGAGTGATATATTATAGTGTACTCCATGATCCCCTTGTTCACTTTGTCCAGATCAGGGACTTGGCCATAACACCCCGTACTTTTCTTAGAATCCACGCACGCAGGGTGCTATGGCTGTAAGTGAGGTGCAGAGGTTctgttctgcaacatctttcccCAGACCCTTAGGGTTTAGCTGCCTGTGCTCAAAGCTAGCTCTGATATGTGCATTTGTGTAACCTTAGGCCAGAGCTATGCGAGACAGAGCTGTGAGAAGCCTCGCTGGGGGCCTCCCTTGCTTTGTTCAGGAGTTGCTTTGTTCAGGAGTTGCTTTTATGCTCAGACCCTTGCTCCTCGTCTGAGCTATGTTGTAGGTATGCCTGTGCCTGGCCCTGTACTTTGCTCAACCTGATTTTGACCCCTCTGCCTTGACTTCTTGGCTTGACCTTGGACCTGCTGATCTTTGGACTATGGCCGACCCTAGTCATCATCACTGGACCTGCTCCTCTCTACTTGTTGAGGTACTGTGGGAATGCGCACCTTGTCAATGAGGAAATGGCCCCTGTCCACCTTGTTGTGATCCTCAGCCTTTGGCTCACCTTCCCTTGCAGAGGAGGCTGCTCCTGCTTTTTCCTGGCACGAGGCTACTTCCCACGGGCACCAAGGTACAGGAataagaagggaagaagaagtGTGGCATGCTTGGCATTCACCCAAATCAAGAGCTGCACATTGCTGGTGAAAGAGCTCGGAAGTACTCTTGGCTCTGACAATTTAGGCATTCTCAGAATCAGCTAGACAGAGATGCAGTTGGGTAGGTTTGCAGGTAGAGTGTAACTAAGAAACGTAATGACAAGCAGAATTGCAAGCCTCTAGTGAAGCACTTGAATTGTAAATCAGCCTTGGTTGGTAAAGAATGCAGGCAAAGCTGCAAACTTCGTCCCAGTTTGTGATGGGTATTAAGATCCATTTGGATACTCAAGCTATTTCAGAACCTTAAAGTGGTAATCATCAACTGTTAAACAGGCGATAAGTATTAAGATACTGTGAATAGTATTGCAAAACTATTAACATTGATTCAACACTtgccaattatttttaaaaatacctttatgTTGCTAGAACACAGTGACTCACTACAGTACTCAAATATATGTCTTCCATTacagtcattttctttcattatctCTAATCCTTTAATTGTTTGacttctatattttttttagctATTATCACCACCTTTCTAATACTTCTTGGCAATAGCTCTAgatgtgtttttttctcagatgcCCTCTTTCACTTTTCCAGTAGTACATCGATTTTAGTATAATCCCTCTTGCATCTCCAGAGCTGTTAAGACACATTGTATGTCTTCTACTGTGTGGCTTCTAATATGGGTGGTTGTAGGTATTATTGCACCAGGCACTTTCATCTCAGATGTGCACCCCAAACTTTGCACTGATACTACCTTGCAATGTTTACTCTTGACCTTGCATCATTAGAGAACATCATAAGCagtatttctgaggaaaaaaaatattagccaGGTCAGCAGAGTCATGTGGACAGATAATTTTGCTTCTCATTATCACTAGCTGCAAAAACAAGGCAGGAGAAAATGACAGGACTTAGAAGTCTTTGTTTATTCATGTCCTGTTTACATGCTGGACTACATACACCCTCTTTTCTCTACTGTTTCGTATTAATTAAACAATGGGAGTAATACATTGatactttaaaatcttttcattttgtcatCTTTCAAAAACTTTGCCATTTTTATTACACTGCAGTATCTTCTCGAAGAGTGGTAGATATTTGAATAAGCTGTGGCTTGTTCATGATACTTTAATAACAAGGGTTACATTTTTGAGTGTCTGAGACTGATCATAGAGTACAGGAGAGAGATCTGTGCCTGGCTGTTACCTTGTTGTAGCCTACCTAGTTCAGACTCCTTTAACAGCTTAAAGAAGGGCGTGCACTGAAGCTATTTGATTCTGTAAACAACTTCTGTTGAAGGGCTAGTACTGAAGTTTTGTACTTTCATAAGTGTGCATTTCTTTAGTGTCTCTCTCCCTCATATCAAACTCTTGTTTGGTCTCTTTACCCACACAACTGTCTTAGCTGAGCAGTAAGTATGAACCCACCTAAAGAGCTAGCAGTTTATGCTTCTAGAAGACAGAGTTgataaagatgaaagaaaaaaagaaaaaagagaagagaaaaagaaaagaaaagaaaagagaaaagagaaaagaagaaaagaagagaaaaaagaaaagagaaaagaaaagaagaaaataaaaaagaacaggaaagaagattGTGAGAGTTTGAATCTTCTGATGCTTCTCATGTCTACAGACTTGAGTGGTTAGGCTTGCATTTTTTAGGTCTGCTTCTCAGAACATTCTGAAACCTCTAAATACTGGGATAGTAATACTGAAATCAATAGTATAAATTTCACTTAAACCCCCACATGAATCAAGGTATTTCAGAGTTAATTGTTCAATAAGGGTGTCGTAGGCAATCAATTTAATAATGTTTAGAATGTTCTGCCATGAATACTAATCAAGCAATAAAGGAACTTCGTTTAGAACTAGAATTTAGTGTGTGCCCATGAGAGAATGCCATTTATGTTATGTTAACTTTTGGATAATGCATGTTATGtgttaggatttttttatttgcttagaagcaaagatgaaaaagagcCTACAGCACTGATGTATATATATACCTTTCTCATTTCGATTCAGggaactgaagtaaaaaataaaatcttcttaTGATTTAATCATCTTCAAATTAATAGCATTGGCTAGTGTTACACTCCTCCTACATTTGGTGAATATGaagggtttgtgggtttttcagTGACCATGACAAGGAGAAGGTAGAGACACTGAATGCTGAGTTAAAAGAGGAGGAAGTTTGTTTATCATTACTGAATCATctgctgagggtttttttctagatatcgaggaaaataca encodes:
- the NR0B1 gene encoding nuclear receptor subfamily 0 group B member 1, which gives rise to MACVERCRCCAGSRRHSSILYNILRSEERAAWPAWQGPRRGQAAGGCPCGSRRRVALKSPQVACKAASAVLVKTLRFVQNVPCFQELPLDEQLLLVRSCWAPLLVLGLAQERVHFETVESAEPSMLQRILTTRRQGEQTPPRGPAPGRPHHGPGGPHLPSAGEIQAIKGFLAKCWSLDISTKEYAYLKGTVLFNPDLPGLQCTQYIEGLQREAQQALNEHVRLIHRGDEARFAKLNVVLSLLRSINANVIAELFFRPIIGAVNMDDMLLEMLCAKL